The genomic region TAATTCGGATTAGCGCGATTATATACCGTTACACTCCATGAAAATAGTATGAAGGTTAACAGATGTACATGAGTAACCTCATTCGTTGAGGCAAAAAACGACAAAACGTCCCTATCAATATCGCGAGTAAGTCCGGTCTAAGCTGACCGGATTTCCAAAATTTTTCAAAGCATGTGCCCCAACTAAGTATTGATTGATATTTGAATAACAAAATAGAGCTTATGAATCTCAGAGGCTCTATGAAAATCTCTAATGTCGATCGATGGCTCAAAAATAATTTTCTCAAAACATTGGGGTTCTGATATTTTAGGGATGCAATTCTTAGCTACTGGTTCTGATTTTTGAAATGCGTAAATTTCTATATTTACCCATTGAAAGAAAAGTTATATCTTATTTGAAGAAGGGTTCAAAACTATTTTTGTTTGTTATTTGAAGATCTAGACACCCAATTAAAAAACAACGTGCTGATTATTTCTTCAAGCTTTTATCCATAGAATTGCCTTTTTGAACATCAATAGAAAACTCATACAACCAGATCGGTTCAAAGGCGAACACCATTAGGCTTGATGGTCATCATATTCTCAAACTTTGAAAAGCCTACGAGGCCGTCCAAGTTCTCACCATATCTGCGTATCATTCTCTGGCAATCGTCCAAAATATTCACTCGCTCTATAAATCCCACGATGTCTCAAAAAATCTCTAATGCCACACGATGGCTCAAAAAAATTCTCCTCAAAACAATGGGGATCTGATCTTTTAAGGATCTAATTCTTACCTACTCTGGTTCTGAGTTTTAAAATGCATGAATTTTTTATATTTACCCATTGAAAGAAAAGTTATATCTTATATGTACAAGAGTTCAAAACTATTTTTGTTTGTTATTTGAAGATGTAGACACCCAATTAACAAACAGTGTGTCGATTGATTCTTTAAGCTTTTATCCGTAGAATTGCCCTTTTAAACATCAATAGATAACTCATACAAAAACATCAGTTCAAAGGTGAACATCATTAGGCTTGATGGTCATCATATTCTTAAACTCAGAGAAGTCTATGAGACCGTCCAAGTTCTCATCATATCTGCGTATCATTCTCTGGCAATCCTCCAAACAATTCTCTGCTCGCTCTATCAATCCCAAATTACACAGAACTTGATGAAGCTCGGAAGAAGAAATATACCCATCTTCATTCAAATCGTAAACTTTGAATGCCTCCATTAAACATAAATCCTGGCTTTCACCATTACTATCAGTACTGGTACTAGTGCTGCTCTCATGAAGAACAGATTGGTAAAGCCCAACAAATTCATCAAATGTTAAACTACCATCTTGGGTGTGAGAAACACCCATCACCAGACATTTTAATTCATCCTCTGTTAGCTGTATTCCAAGCTTGTTGAGGAAGCAACTGATTTCGTGCAGAGTGAGGGTGCCATCACCATTTTCGTCCAAGGTATCAAACAATCTGCGAATTTCATGGGGAACAGATGAAAGTGCCATGCTTTGCTATATAATTTTTATTG from Cryptomeria japonica chromosome 3, Sugi_1.0, whole genome shotgun sequence harbors:
- the LOC131071009 gene encoding probable calcium-binding protein CML44, with translation MALSSVPHEIRRLFDTLDENGDGTLTLHEISCFLNKLGIQLTEDELKCLVMGVSHTQDGSLTFDEFVGLYQSVLHESSTSTSTDSNGESQDLCLMEAFKVYDLNEDGYISSSELHQVLCNLGLIERAENCLEDCQRMIRRYDENLDGLIDFSEFKNMMTIKPNDVHL